A single window of Leishmania panamensis strain MHOM/PA/94/PSC-1 chromosome 35 sequence DNA harbors:
- a CDS encoding hypothetical protein (TriTrypDB/GeneDB-style sysID: LpmP.35.4930) — MASLSEARVARLTSRWLTDELNSFARFGNWEGALQTFEQMQQSSLVRRNVFHYTTVLTACTRAGQMDAAMTVFRQMKVNQVTPNVYTYTTLINGCANAKNLDLALRIFAEMRLVEVPPNVKTMTALISVCSRCGQWKKGFQVLDQCEELFIAPNALTYTAAMDGCRRACVCTPAVALLERRMTDPSQVRPNEVTYNTVLGACAAAKDHMAALRVYARMVADGYEPIEYTRELLTEVLRGTSLDGLALNMSVRVRASKWEVYVPDSDPATALRAAQEEG; from the coding sequence ATGGCTTCCTTATCTGAGGCGCGTGTCGCACGCCTCACCTCGCGCTGGCTGACGGATGAGCTCAACAGCTTTGCACGGTTTGGTAATTGGGAGGGCGCCCTGCAGACCTTTGAGCAAATGCAGCAGTCCAGCCTGGTGCGCCGGAATGTGTTTCACTACACCACAGTACTGACGGCGTGCACTCGTGCGGGACAGATGGACGCTGCCATGACGGTCTTTCGCCAGATGAAGGTGAATCAGGTGACTCCAAATGTGTATACGTACACCACCCTAATCAACGGCTGTGCAAATGCCAAGAACCTCGACTTGGCGCTGCGTATCTTCGCTGAAATGCGTCTGGTTGAGGTTCCACCGAATGTAAAGACGATGACTGCGCTCATCTCCGTCTGCTCACGATGCGGGCAGTGGAAGAAGGGTTTCCAGGTGCTGGATCAGTGTGAGGAGCTCTTTATTGCACCGAATGCGCTCACATACACCGCAGCCATGGACGGCTGCCGTCGGGCCTGCGTTTGCACGCCGGCGGTAGCACTGCTGGAAAGACGGATGACGGATCCCAGCCAGGTACGACCGAATGAAGTGACGTACAACACTGTTCTTGGTGCCTGTGCAGCTGCCAAGGACCACATGGCGGCATTGCGCGTGTACGCGCGTATGGTGGCTGATGGCTATGAGCCGATAGAGTACACGCGTGAGTTACTCACTGAGGTCCTTCGAGGCACATCCCTTGACGGCCTTGCTCTCAACATgtcggtgcgtgtgagggCGTCTAAGTGGGAGGTATACGTGCCGGACTCGGACCCAGCCACGGCACTGCGAGCCGCTCAGGAAGAAGGTTGA
- a CDS encoding hypothetical protein (TriTrypDB/GeneDB-style sysID: LpmP.35.4940): protein MKQTSLEELLAANAAAAQQLRGVAVLDVPPFDPDAPPRTYSRSRNGSSAIMLEAMRLRANVLWRSLYPHTAPPTTAAVKVSSDTSVKTAAATQSASADRDTVRQGILTVVSNTSNGCPSKRSTPASSGALTHKRARDGDEILSVSPEQLKARSALVVSKAAAEEAEARKYSPPPKWKLAKVLVGHQGWVWAAAVEPGNKWFATGGFDAIIKVWDLETGALKMNLTGHKEAVRSISLSKVSPYMFSSSDDHSVKCWDLERNEVVREFFGHKSSVHCVAAHPSLDVVISGSRDKTVRVFDLRSRAVVHTMVGHTDSVMSLVVQQEEPQVISGGSDGFIYLWDLASGTPLQRLTRHKKPVRGLAFTAAGDALVSCGADEVRVWKLPSGEFVTNASTRVLEDHKGRSSASVGPGGASEVEEYSYRWSCCAMSPRNVLAVGSQDGELAFYDWNQPQPRRVPGKHYAPYQWTKTKSLPGTFRGEGGINAITYDVSGTRLITAESDKSVKIWLMRD, encoded by the coding sequence ATGAAACAAACGAGTTTAGAGGAGCTTCTCGCAGCgaacgcagctgctgcccagcAACTCCGCGGTGTTGCAGTGCTGGATGTTCCTCCCTTCGACCCTGATGCGCCGCCTCGTACAtacagccgcagcaggaaTGGAAGCAGTGCGATTATGTTGGAAGCGATGCGACTTCGGGCGAATGTGCTGTGGCGAAGCCTTTATCCGCATACTGCGCCACCCACTACTGCTGCCGTGAAGGTTTCCTCCGATACCAGCGTCAAAACAGCTGCCGCTACGCAGTCAGCTTCTGCGGACCGCGATACAGTGCGCCAAGGTATATTGACTGTGGTTAGCAACACGTCTAACGGATGTCCCAGCAAGCGCTCGACGCCGgcaagcagcggcgctctcACACACAAGCGGGCGCGCGATGGTGACGAAATTCTGTCGGTATCCCCGGAGCAGCTAAAGGCCCGCAGCGCTCTGGTGGTGTCGAAAGCCGCCGccgaagaggcagaggcgcggAAATACTCTCCTCCGCCGAAGTGGAAACTGGCAAAGGTGCTTGTGGGCCATCAAGGGTGGGTCTGGGCGGCTGCAGTAGAGCCCGGTAACAAGTGGTTTGCCACCGGCGGCTTTGATGCAATCATCAAGGTGTGGGACCTGGAAACAGGCGCGCTCAAGATGAACTTGACGGGGCACAAGGAAGCTGTTCGGTCGATCTCGCTTAGTAAGGTGTCGCCGTACATGTttagcagcagcgacgaccaCTCTGTTAAGTGCTGGGACCTCGAGCGTAACGAAGTGGTACGCGAGTTCTTTGGCCACAAGAGCTCTGTGCACTGCGTCGCGGCGCATCCGTCGTTGGATGTAGTTATCAGTGGCAGCCGTGACAAGACGGTGCGTGTCTTTGACCTGCGCTCCCGAGCCGTCGTGCACACGATGGTGGGGCACACGGACAGCGTAATGTCACTCGTGGTGCAGCAAGAGGAGCCTCAGGTCATCTCTGGTGGTAGTGATGGCTTCATCTACCTGTGGGATTTGGCATCGGGCACGCCGCTTCAGAGACTCACGCGTCACAAGAAACCGGTACGTGGACTGGCCTTCACGGCCGCTGGTGATGCACTTGTGTCGTGTGGTGCCGACGAGGTGCGTGTATGGAAACTGCCATCGGGCGAATTTGTCACGAACGCCAGCACGCGCGTCTTAGAGGACCACAAGGGCAGGTCATCCGCCAGCGTAGGTCCCGGCGGCGCtagcgaggtggaggagtaCTCGTatcggtggagctgctgcgcaatgAGTCCGCGCAACGTCCTAGCAGTCGGCAGCCAAGATGGTGAACTCGCGTTTTATGACTGGAACCAGCCGCAACCGCGGCGGGTGCCGGGAAAGCACTATGCACCGTATCAGTGGACGAAAACAAAGTCACTGCCAGGGACGTTTCGTGGTGAGGGTGGCATCAACGCTATCACCTACGATGTCTCCGGCACTCGCCTCATTACAGCAGAGAGCGACAAGAGCGTCAAGATATGGCTGATGCGCGACTAG
- a CDS encoding hypothetical protein (TriTrypDB/GeneDB-style sysID: LpmP.35.4950), translating into MSCYSGASGHGIPSTANGHERTTRILVLGEASVGKTLLIRRLCDHIFGDTSLKNSDGGSGSASPYQSPSVVDEDDLGPEWGPTVGIAVNALKRATTVLDDTVAIPNPTTPSLYNTATVMKYTAPSFSCYSGETNSYANPSFYSTQCSTNSYGGTNSMLQYRGQGWTGSNNSVSLPYQMTTPSRQHRKTVLQTIEFHELGGTHGYRDIARLPLRNIQYDGVMFVYHRRSLTSTLYLKEWYGWARSVFSASPCIGSYYGTGVSKSTKLSKRMPRFMLVGTQLSGDELPAAAAGLGKSVKETLHIPSGAISDETLLEGNLEVKLRTLQSPQTLTQRSGVLHTLSKMVSRLVWPYHVCWCLLHPFFFLSEQYQEEIRPRGRLIGWALRAVGQLVWVLYQAEQTLLYVIAVILFGPHQQAVVLGRSRLKQTLEEMLKDELCVAHAHACRLDSNISLQSSLDELVAFFDILLRDDVPEGDVLRGV; encoded by the coding sequence ATGTCATGCTACTCGGGTGCTTCAGGGCACGGTATCCCATCTACAGCCAACGGCCACGAGCGCACCACGCGCATTCTCGTCCTTGGCGAAGCAAGCGTCGGCAAGACTCTCCTCATCCGGCGCCTGTGCGACCACATTTTCGGCGACACATCTCTTAAGAACTCCGATGGCGGGTCAGGCTCCGCGAGTCCTTATCAATCACCGAGCgtggtggacgaggacgatCTCGGCCCCGAATGGGGACCGACGGTGGGGATCGCTGTGAATGCCCTGAAGCGCGCCACCACGGTGCTGGACGACACCGTCGCCATACCGAATCCGACGACGCCTTCGCTGTACAATACGGCGACTGTGATGAAGTACACGGCGCCATCATTCAGCTGCTACTCTGGCGAGACGAACAGCTACGCCAATCCTTCCTTCTACAGCACCCAATGCTCGACCAACAGCTACGGGGGAACCAACAGTATGCTCCAGTATCGAGGGCAGGGCTGGACCGGCTCGAACAACTCTGTCTCCCTTCCGTATCAAATGACAACCCCCTCACGTCAACATCGAAAAACGGTGTTGCAGACCATCGAGTTTCATGAGTTAGGTGGCACCCACGGGTACCGCGATATCGCTCGACTGCCCCTGCGCAATATCCAATATGATGGTGTTATGTTTGTGTACCATCGCCGCAGTCTCACCAGCACGCTGTACCTCAAGGAGTGGTATGGCTGGGCTCGCAGCGTCTTTTCCGCCAGCCCGTGCATAGGTAGCTACTACGGCACCGGTGTCAGCAAGTCTACAAAGCTCTCGAAGAGGATGCCGAGGTTTATGTTAGTGGGCACTCAGCTATCCGGTGACGAGCtgcccgctgccgcggctggccTAGGGAAATCTGTCAAGGAAACACTCCACATCCCCTCTGGCGCCATCTCTGACGAGACCCTGCTGGAGGGTAACTTGGAGGTGAAGCTGCGCACCCTGCAGTCCCCGCAAACGCTGACCCAGCGCAGTGGCGTGCTGCATACGCTCAGCAAAATGGTCAGCAGGCTAGTGTGGCCGTACCATGTATGCTGGTGTCTGTTGCacccttttttcttcctgtCCGAGCAGTATCAGGAAGAGATCCGGCCACGCGGCCGACTCATTGGGTGGGCCTTACGTGCGGTAGGGCAGCTTGTGTGGGTGCTTTACCAAGCGGAGCAGACACTGCTGTACGTGATAGCAGTCATTTTGTTCGGCCCCCATCAGCAAGCTGTGGTGCTCGGTCGATCGCGCTTGAAACAAACTCTGGAGGAGATGCTAAAGGATGAGCTCTGCGTAGCGCATGCGCACGCGTGCCGCCTGGACAGCAACATCTCCCTGCAGTCCTCCTTGGATGAGTTGGTAGCGTTCTTTGACATTCTCCTTCGTGACGATGTTCCAGAGGGAGACGTGCTGCGAGGCGTTTAA
- a CDS encoding spermidine synthase, putative (TriTrypDB/GeneDB-style sysID: LpmP.35.4920), with amino-acid sequence MPPRTQKRQRTASELKFHHTKRRRVSEALVERGIEREFDRTLPFWRCFIDLRLATGRVPEIVKRNTQVLCRIPCKVFKRVDVVWARTTVQLRPVHVLTWQERKNRTRPPRLSAKVPAEAAAAWAVASAKAGNEMPPPGTDTDSALHMYTIDTVHFVHEDAYKKGTGSDHSFHVQSVVFRDAPHILQCVGGSMVSFSFIIYTSLRLAHACAVRKCTAQQLGRELEEVMAACNESSTSMSTTSTSKGASGDSAAGGTSDTRQDAEGSWHTHSTTQTGQDSLAHKDHGKRSTTATALSGLRAWCPPPTTRSLILGMGGNSMAPALRLVLGVEAPIEVVEVEPAVVASCMQMGTLHDADAKTKVYLQDAGKCLATLPQNAYDFIYMDIFEPVQATMRNLHPWVLAARELLKPGGLLVMNDHHLPSAEGVAPYAKVFGEGNVQAVNVRGWSESIVVCVTPGDAATDKYSLEICKTHADISFNIYETLVPGWLPHFSWLVKAKTYRHDGVRCRLWTS; translated from the coding sequence ATGCCTCCCCGAACCCAGAAGCGCCAGCGGACAGCAAGCGAGCTCAAGTTCCACCATACGAAACGGAGGCGAGTCTCTGAAGCACTGGTTGAGCGAGGCATAGAGAGGGAGTTCGACCGCACATTGCCGTTTTGGCGATGCTTTATTGACCTTCGCCTCGCCACTGGCCGCGTGCCTGAGATCGTGAAGCGAAACACGCAGGTGCTGTGTCGCATTCCATGCAAAGTGTTCAAGCGCGTTGATGTGGTGTGGGCACGCACGACTGTCCAACTTCGACCTGTGCATGTGCTGACGTGGCAGGAGCGAAAAAATAGGACGCGGCCGCCACGCTTGAGTGCCAAGGTACCGGCcgaagcagctgccgcgtggGCGGTAGCATCCGCTAAAGCAGGCAACGAGATGCCCCCACCCGGTACGGACACTGATAGTGCGCTTCACATGTACACGATCGACACGGTTCACTTTGTCCATGAAGACGCCTACAAGAAAGGGACGGGCAGCGACCACAGCTTTCATGTGCAATCCGTGGTGTTCCGCGATGCACCGCATATTCTGCAGTGCGTGGGCGGTTCTATGGtgtccttctccttcatcATCTACACGTCCTTGCGCCTCGCTCATGCGTGTGCCGTGCGAAAGTGCACGGCCCAGCAACTGGGTCGCGAACTTGAGGAGGTCATGGCTGCGTGCAATGAGAGCAGTACCTCCATGTCCACCACATCCACGAGCAAGGGTGCAAGCGGCGACTCCGCCGCTGGAGGTACATCAGACACAAGGCAAGACGCAGAAGGCTCTTGGCACACCCACTCTACCACCCAGACTGGGCAGGATTCACTTGCACACAAGGATCATGGCAAGCGAAGTactaccgccaccgcgcttTCGGGGCTGCGTGCGTGgtgtccccctcccacaACGCGTAGTCTCATTCTCGGCATGGGCGGCAACAGCATGGCCCCtgccctccgcctcgtcctcgGCGTCGAGGCACCCATCGAGGTCGTCGAGGTGGAGCCGGCCGTTGTCGCGTCGTGCATGCAAATGGGCACACTCCACGACGCTGACGCCAAGACGAAGGTGTACCTGCAAGATGCCGGCAAGTGTCTTGCGACTCTTCCACAGAACGCGTATGACTTTATCTACATGGACATCTTCGAGCCGGTGCAAGCAACTATGCGCAACCTGCACCCGTGGGTCCTGGCAGCACGCGAGCTTCTCAAACCAGGTGGTCTCTTGGTGATGAATGACCACCATCTGCCCTCAGCTGAGGGTGTGGCACCATATGCGAAGGTCTTTGGCGAGGGGAACGTTCAGGCAGTGAATGTCCGTGGATGGAGTGAGAGCATCGTGGTGTGTGTTACCCCAGGCGATGCAGCGACTGACAAGTACTCGCTTGAAATTTGCAAGACCCACGCAGACATATCGTTCAACATTTACGAGACTCTCGTACCCGGGTGGCTGCCTCACTTTTCGTGGTTGGTGAAGGCAAAGACGTATCGTCACGATGGcgtgcgctgccgtctgTGGACGTCATGA
- a CDS encoding hypothetical protein (TriTrypDB/GeneDB-style sysID: LpmP.35.4910), which produces MSSESEESAYTVHEVQPEDLDAAAKVVKCQEGKEANSRLARYYRLGTQERYAFDEHMRQLQQQAAAVERERQFRVSHPFQPKTSTSSVVAKDTGTDEAQVDSQNRVALPVAPGAGSSSSPSSTRPVFDRLAAQAVQLEMRRRHREEQQRRAEAAALRGAFQPHINHTAPVYAERLQHLCAVPVEDRLLHYGELVARERQRKQELQELEKTMAWQSTQASLIGAGTSQTQDPEERRRQQEEFQARNARFLAERSKHRQCAEVAAAEAFSFHPKISATSAALDEARQRSTNDVGSRELSQLLMRSVDGSPLNISKSSANATRRSDALYALALNRQRQRKQNLEHNGSNGEASIGVVGQRQVVGDPSSVHQPLTNPTSDKWIAKGAHGPFFKEDFVRRQALYEEVKREEAALLATATQAPELGSAGSVANKVDTKELNQRLYYSARKANEVAERRRKAWASAHECPFRPQLSPGTKSVLQHMSSRDGDVMKRLTSQRGRCLTRGVCSAVDKEWYASTPTQQPSSQNRTRSRSQQRKTEAKSFTEGVADSARKKTTRPTESSGIGIRGASANGSGDELSEQQQQQRKQTRLTLTRDQVENFYQRQMADLQQRQDLIQERREGEAVQELVECTFRPRTNTDRHVGVESGEDAGGSVNHVTGVSEFLERQALARVRKAERDELLRTMGLPRRKGVESNGASPGTTVLNPFKFQTELRRQRLLCSPGHASSFTFDNTQRRDAGSFPVAALTTAERALHDAIEESRRCPCSTSQAPLFPLPGYVQRKGSPVHFDSPYHVAVEEDAVLPTSYVPPSILSTDKGGRSDAAAVGVSYKRPSLFSLISPNTFSGRNLGAVAHDSINGKETRAGRDFASGRPSPSALKGSKQHLSLSTKRRRLNRSVSFVEETADASRAGATHGSGKSYADPVHLAFLSGQL; this is translated from the coding sequence ATGTCCTCGGAATCCGAGGAGAGCGCCTACACGGTGCACGAGGTCCAGCCTGAAGACCTCGATGCTGCGGCAAAAGTGGTGAAGTGccaggaggggaaagaggcgaaCTCGCGGCTGGCGCGGTACTACCGTCTCGGGACGCAGGAGCGGTACGCCTTTGATGAGCACATGCGCCAactacagcagcaggcagctgcagtggagcGAGAGCGGCAATTCCGCGTGTCGCACCCGTTCCAGCCAAAGACCAGTACATCTTCTGTAGTTGCCAAAGACACAGGAACAGATGAGGCGCAGGTGGACAGCCAAAACCGCGTGGCGCTTCCAGTCGCCCCTGGCGCTGgatcgtcctcgtcgccatcgAGCACGCGTCCAGTCTTTGATCGTCTCGCTGCGCAGGCAGTGCAGTTGGAGATGCGGCGACGCCAtcgcgaggagcagcagcggcgagccgAGGCCGCTGCTCTACGTGGTGCGTTTCAGCCTCATATCAACCACACGGCCCCCGTCTACGCGGAGCGCTTGCAACACCTCTGCGCGGTCCCCGTGGAAGATCGACTTCTCCACTACGGGGAGTTGGTTGCTCGTGAGAGGCAACGTAAGCAGGAACTCCAAgagctggagaagacgaTGGCGTGGCAGTCCACACAAGCATCTCTGATAGGTGCAGGCACCAGTCAGACACAAGACCCAGAGGAGCGTCGCCGACAGCAGGAAGAGTTCCAGGCGCGCAACGCTCGTTTTCTCGCCGAGCGATCGAAGCACCGCCAATGCGCCGAGGTGGCCGCTGCAGAGGCCTTCTCCTTTCATCCTAAAATCTCCGCTACATCCGCCGCGCTTGATGAGGCGCGTCAGCGCTCGACAAACGACGTTGGCAGTAGGGAGCTAAGTCAGTTACTCATGCGCTCTGTCGACGGGTCACCTCTTAACATCTCCAAGAGCTCCGCCAACGCCacacgccgcagcgacgctctCTACGCACTGGCGCTGAATCGGCAGCGCCAGAGGAAGCAAAACCTCGAGCACAACGGCTCGAATGGCGAAGCGTCTATTGGCGTTGTGGGTCAGCGCCAAGTTGTGGGGGACCCCAGCTCAGTCCATCAACCACTGACAAACCCCACATCAGACAAGTGGATCGCCAAAGGGGCTCACGGGCCATTCTTCAAGGAGGACTTTGTTCGCCGCCAGGCACTCTACGAGGAAGTAaagcgcgaggaggcagcactCCTTGCTACCGCCACCCAGGCGCCAGAGCTCGGGAGCGCTGGATCGGTGGCGAACAAAGTGGATACGAAGGAGCTGAATCAACGCCTCTACTACAGCGCGAGAAAGGCAAACGAGGTCGCAGAGCGTCGTAGAAAGGCCTGGGCGAGTGCGCATGAGTGTCCCTTTCGCCCGCAACTCTCTCCAGGAACGAAGTCCGTACTGCAGCACATGTCCTCTCGCGACGGCGATGTAATGAAGCGACTGACGTCACAGCGTGGCAGATGCCTCACCCGAGGCGTCTGCTCCGCTGTTGACAAGGAGTGGTACGCTTCTACGCCGACTCAGCAGCCTTCCTCACAAAACCGCACTCGAAGCCGCTCCCAACAGCGAAAGACCGAGGCGAAGAGCTTCACTGAGGGGGTGGCGGACTCTGCACGCAAGAAAACAACACGGCCCACGGAGTCATCTGGGATAGGGATACGGGGCGCAAGtgccaacggcagcggcgacgagctctccgagcagcagcagcagcagagaaagcAGACTCGCTTGACTTTGACACGTGACCAGGTGGAGAACTTTTATCAGCGACAAATGGCggacctgcagcagcggcaggactTGATTCAGGAGCGCAGGGAGGGTGAGGCGGTACAGGAACTCGTGGAGTGCACCTTTCGGCCTCGAACCAACACGGACCGACACGTGGGTGTGGAGAGCGGGGAGGACGCTGGGGGGTCTGTGAATCACGTCACCGGTGTTTCCGAGTTTCTTGAGCGGCAGGCCCTCGCACGGGTCCGTAAGGCCGAGCGCGACGAGCTCTTGCGCACGATGGGTCTTCCACGGCGCAAGGGTGTCGAGAGCAACGGTGCATCTCCTGGAACCACAGTTTTGAACCCTTTCAAATTCCAGacagagctgcgccgccaacgGTTATTGTGCTCACCTGGACACGCGTCGAGTTTCACGTTTGATaacacgcagcgccgtgacgCGGGCTCATTTCCGGTGGCAGCGTTGACGACAGCGGAGCGCGCGTTGCACGACGCTATCGAGGAGTCACGTCGCTGCCCGTGTTCAACCTCGCAGGCGCCACTCTTTCCCCTGCCAGGGTATGtgcagaggaaaggaagtCCCGTGCACTTTGACAGCCCCTATCATGttgcggtggaggaggacgccgtgCTGCCTACATCCTATGTGCCGCCTTCAATCCTATCTACCGACAAGGGAGGGCGgagcgatgctgctgctgtcggggTCAGCTACAAGCGACCGTCGCTTTTCTCCTTGATCTCACCAAATACCTTCTCCGGCCGAAACCTAGGCGCTGTTGCGCATGACTCGATAAATGGAAAGGAGACGCGTGCGGGGCGCGACTTTGCAAGTGGCCGACCGTCACCATCCGCACTGAAAGGGTCCAAACAGCACCTGAGCCTGAGCACAAAGCGCCGTAGACTGAACCGCTCCGTCTCCTTTGTGGAGGAGACCGCCGACGCGTCGCGCGCAGGCGCAACGCACGGGAGTGGAAAGTCGTACGCTGATCCTGTCCACTTGGCATTCCTCAGTGGACAGCTGTGA